DNA from Verrucomicrobiia bacterium:
GCGGGAACCTACCGGGTGCGGGTGAGCAATCCATGGGGGTTCGTCGTCCACGAACCCGTGATCCTGAGGGTCGAGGGGAGCGATGGCTTGAGCATCCTTCGTCATCCGGCCGGTGAGCAGGTCCTCCTGGGGCAGTACCATGTGCTCCATGTTCTCGCCGGCGGCGCAGGACCCCATGAGTACCAGTGGTTCCACAACAGCCGGCCCGTTCCCGGGGGGGCTGAGCGCCGGTTGATCTTCGATGCCGTGCGGCCGGAGGACCTTGGGACCTATCACGTGGTCGTCCGGTCCGGCGACCAGTCGCTCACCAGCCTGCCGGCGTCGCTCGACGCCGAACCCGAAACCCTGGGCGGCGGCACCACGCGCTTTGCCTCGTGGGCGGCCGGTGCCGGTGAATTTCTGGTCCGGGTCAGCGATGTGGACGGCACACCCCTGCTGGAGGGACCCGGGTTTGCGGTGCAACTCTATGTGGGATTGTCCTCTGAAACCCTGCGTCCCGTGGGGGTTCCCCAGCCCTTTCTGACCGACACACTTGCCGGACGCTGGCGCTCCCAAAATCTCGTCCTGCCCCAGGTCGCCCCCGGGGCAGCGTTCCACGCGCAGATCCGCGCCTGGGATGCTTCGATCGGGGCCTCGTACGAGGAGGCCCGAGCCCGGGGCGGACGGTTCGGTCGCTCTCCGGTCACCACGGCCGTCGCCGGAGATCCGCTGGCACCTCCGGAGCCGATCGCCACCCTGGAGTCGTTTTCCCTGCAGGCCGGGCAACCCGGATTCACCGCGGGGCGGATTGAGGCGGTTCGCATCGAAACGGACGGCACGGTGGTCTGGCGGCTGACGGGAGCCGCCGGGTTCCGGTATCTCCTCGAGGAGCAATCCGGCAGCCGGCACTGGATCCCGCGGGAGCGGTTTACACCGATCTCCAGCCCGACGTTGTTCACGACGCCTCCCCATTCGGATGGACTGATCCTCTACCGCGCGCGGGTGCTCGATTGAATTCCCAGGGCGCACTCCCTTGAGCCCGGGCTGAACCATGAGCGCCCGAAGTCACCTCCCCGGCGGTTCATCACGCGTTGCGTGCAAGAGGAGGGTGCCCACCCGGGGTTCAGGGTGCTTCCGGTGCGGTGAGTCGCCCGGGCGCACCGGGCACGGCAGGTTGACCGTTTGGATATCGCGCCGGTCGACCGACCTGGGGCCATGGCTGCTGCCGTCGCCGCGCCGGGGACCCCATCGCTCCCGCAGGGTGCGGAACACCCCGTCCACATACTTACGCGTTCCCAACACCGCCCCGTCGGCAAAGTACCGTACTCGCAGTTGCCGCCGCGCCCACCACAGGAGCAACGTGGAAGGATGCCCACGACGGATGGATTTTTCCCGCGCTCAAGCCGCATTGATCATGTCCAGCGGCGGGGCGACTTCGATGAGCTTGCGGGGTGATTTGATGGAGTGGTCGGGCGTGGGTCAATGTGCGCTGGTTGGGCTGTTCAGTAGCCACGCCAGGGCGGGTTCCCACTGAATGGATGGCGGCAACGAGACGGGAGGGAGGAGATCCAGCGAGAGAAGTAGGAGCGTAGCCTGCGGGTGCCCGGTGTGGGCTTCCTGGAGAGCCCGGACTTCACGCTCCAGGATGGCGGGGGTGTTGAGCTCAGCGCAAACTTGGATGAGCAGAGTGGTGCCATCCGGAAGAGCGGCGTGGAAGTCGACCTCGTAACCGGACGGCGTGCGAAGGTAGCCGATTTGAGCCCCACGGCGTTCGAGTTCCAAGAGCACCGCGGTTTCCAGGGCATGGCCGAGGTTGCTTCGGGAGGTGCGGTCAAAAATAGGGATGAGACCGGGGTCCACCGGGTAGGCCTTTCGCGGATGGATCATGCGTTGACGCTCGGAGGCCGTATGGAGGCCTACTGTGCGGATGAGAAAAGCGTCCTCCAAATGCGCCAGGTAGGCGTGGACGGTGTCCTTGGCCACGGCGATACCCTGTGACTTCAGGGTCGCGTAGAACTTCTGCACGCTGAAGGGGGCAGCGGCATTGCCCAGGAGATGCCCCACCATCCAGCGCAGGGTGAGAGGATTGGACACGGAGTGCCGCTCAATGACATCGCGGAGCAGGGCGACATCCACGTAACTGCGAAGGGTGGCCGCATGGTCCCGCGGAGCGGCGTTCTGTACTTCTGGAAAACCGCCTAAGCGAAGGTAGCTGGCAAAGTGACTCTGCAATGTGGAGCGGGCCGCCTTGGCCAGATGGGCAAGGGGTTTGTCCGGTTCCGCCTGCCGATGCCGGAGAAACTCGCGAAAGCTGAAGGGGTGAACGAGGACTTCCAGGGCGCGACCCCGCATGGAAGTGGCGATCTCCCGGCTCAGGAGACGGGCAGAGGAGCCGGAGAGGAAGATGTCTACCTTCTCGGTGTCCAACAAGCGGCGGACGAAACCCTCCCAGCCGGGGACGATCTGGATTTCATCCAGAAACAATGTCGCCCGGGTGCGATCCCGCAGCTCTGGATGAAGATGGTAGTAGGACTCAATGAGCCATTGAAGATCGCTGGCGGGGAGGCCGGAGAGTCGCTCATCCTCAAAGTTGAAATACAAAAGAGCCTCGCGAGGGACGCCGCTGGCCAGGCGATCCGCCAAGCACTGCCAAAGAAAAGTGGTCTTCCCAGAACGGCGCATACCGATGACTGCCAGCACCTTTCCTGGAAGGCTCGGCACATGGATGTCCCGTCGGGTCAGCTCGGGCACGGACATCCCGAGGCTGTCCGCCACTTTCTGCTGGATGACCGTCTTGAATTCTCCTTCCATCAAGGCGAATGTAAGATAAAATACTCCTTTTGAAAAGGAGAAATCGAGGCGCTCGAGCAATGCCTTGAGATCGTGGTTGACCGAGGACACCCCCAACCGGGTTCTTCCTTGAAGGGATGCGTGACGTAATTCGGACGGGGGAAATGGGGGGTAATAGGGGCGGGGTCGAACTGGAGAGGGCTTCGGTGCGGGCAAGGATTTCCTCGGGGCTCAGGGTTGTTCCGGACGGGCCGGAACCTCGACCAGGAGATGGAAGTGGTTGGAGAGAATGCTGAAGGTGAGCACGCTCACGCTGCAGACTCGTTCGTATGCCCGGAGCAGGCGCACGAAATGTTCGCGTTCCTGGGGACCGAAGACGAAGTCGCGGTTCACCACCCGCAACATGCAGTGGTCATGGGCGACGGGAAACGCGGTGGGAGCCTTCAGACGACGCTGGTGTATTGCGGCAGCGTCGCCCATCGCAATGAAAGCCCGACATCACCAGATCTACCGATAGATGTCCTCTTCCTGTGGGTTCTTTCCAAAAATGCGTTGGATCGGTTCGTGGAATTGGATTAAAAATTTCGGGAACCCGGTCCCGGAACGCAAGAGCGAACCGGACCGCACGGCTTCAAGACTTCAGGATCCCCGCAACGCCCAGCGTCCCGCAGGTTCCACCGAATATCCAAGGTCGCCGTAGTTCTGCCGGGGCAGAAATACGAGTTCATCCCAGCGCTGCACACTCCTCCCAAAAATGTCCAGCCGGACGGCCCAGGGATTCCCGCCGTAGCGTCGGGCCAGCAGCGCCGGGTCCACGATCAGTTCAAATCGGGGATGGGCGGCCATGCCCGTCGCGGGCTCGGTGGGCAGGAACGCCGGCACCAGATCGGCCCATCGAGCAGGGGGGTGATGGTTCGTCCGGACATAGGCTTCGACAGCCGTCACCACCGGTTCACTCCGAATCGCGAGATCGTGGAGGATTTGCTTGCGGATGGCCCACGCCCTGTCGGCCCCCACCTGGAAGCCTGCGAAGTACGCAGCGGCGGTTGACAGGACCATACCGGAACCGAGGGCGAACGTCCGCCACGACATGGGCGACACAGACTTCATCACCAGGAGTCCGGCCACGACCAGAGGGGCGGCGAACGTGGCGGCAACCAGGAGCTTGAGGAAGACGAAGGCGTCGGGGCCCAGGATCGGTGCCAGGCTGGCCTTGGCCGCCGCCGGCGCGGCCCGGATGGCGAAGATATAGGCCGCCACTGGCAACGTGACCGCCAAGACCGCCAGCAGCAGTTCCGACGCCCGGATCCGGTGGGACCAGGATGCCTTCCAATGCGGGTGGAGCAGGGGACTCATGCGGGATCACAATCGTGGAGTGAAGATAGCCGACAGCCAATAGCCGATGGGTCTGAAACGCGACCGCACCCGGGGTGCGCTATTCAAGGCGTCCCGACGTCAAACAGGACGACGTCATCCAGGAACAGCACGGCGGATCCGGAACCCGGGCCTTCGACAAAGAAGAAGAGGTCGTCCACGAGATTACCGGCGGGGAAAGCTCGGTCGGGGGAGCCGTCGTTGCGGCGGGAATCCCGGGTGAAATCCAGTTCGGTCGTCACCCAGCGACCCTGCTCTAGAGTCTCCAGGCGGATGTGGCGGTTGTCCTGAACAGTGGCGTCGAAAATCTGGACGGTTATGGCCGACGCGCCGGTGAGATGATGGCGGAATCGCAGCCGGGTGTCGGCCCCCACCGGATGCGGCGGGGCGATGGGCAGCACGATCATGGCGGCGCCGTCGCCAGGACGCGGGACGCTCCGGGCGGCCCGGCCCGTGGCGCCCGCAGGCGGATGCGCCGCGAGGAGAAAGTCTCCGGGCCAGTCCGGGTCCTTGGCGCCGGTGTCAAAGGAGGCTTGGAGAATGATCCGGCGGGTGGGGATTTCTGGCGATGGGACCGCTCGCGGATCGCCCGGACGGGATGAATAGCAGGCGGTGAAGAGGGTGCCGGCCAAAGCCAGGCCTGTCGTCAGATGGAGGTGCAAGGAACGGGGCTTCATGGGTTTCGTTGAGAAATGGCCGATTCGTGTGTGGTGGAAAGGCTTCACATCCAGGAACTCCTTTTCCAGCCAAGGTTGTCGTCCTCAGGGGCCTACTGATAGATGTCCTGTCCCTGTGGATCCTCGGATCGGCGGGGGCCTCGTATTGCCCCACAGGGGTTCGGTTCCGAGCGCTTCAAGGGCGGTGAGTCGCCCGGGCGCACCGGGCACGGCAGGTTGACCGTTTGGATATCGCGCCGGTAGCGTCCGCACCCGCGACCATGCACGTCCTCGTTTGCGATCCGATTTCCCCCCGGGGCATCGCCTACTTCCAGGCCCGCCCGGAATTTCAGGTGACCGTATTGACCCCGCGCCTCCCGGAGGCCGGGTTGCTTGCCGCCGTGGCGGATGCCGAAGCCCTGGTGGTGCGGTCGGAAACCCGGGTGACGGCGCGTCTGCTGGAGGCGGCGCCCAGGCTCAAGGTGGTGGGCCGGGCCGGGGTGGGGGTGGACAACGTGGACGTCGAGGCGGCCACCCGCCGGGGCGTCGTGGTCATGAACACCCCGGGTGGCAACACGGTCACCACGGCCGAGCTCACCTTCTTCATGCTGGGAGCCCTCGCACGGAAAATCCCCGCCGCGCACGCCAGCATGGTTGCCGGCCGATGGGATCGGAAGACGTTCCAGGGCACCGAGGTCGCCGGCAAGACCCTGGGAATCCTGGGTGCGGGGCGGATCGGAACCGAGGTCGCAAAACGCGCCCTCGCCTTTGGCATGCGGGTGGTGGCCTACGACCCCTTCCTGACCGATGCCCGGGCGCGCCAGATGGGCATCGAGCTGGCGCTCGACATGGATGTCGTCTTTCGGGCGGCCGACTTCATCACCGTGCACCTGCCGGTGACCGCCGAGACCCGCGGCCTGCTGAATGCCGAAGCCTTTACCCGCATGAAGCCCGGCGTGCGACTCATCAACTGCGCCCGCGGCGAGATCGTGAACGAGGCCGACCTCGTGTCGGCCCTCGAATCCGGCCGCGTTGCGGGCGCCGCCCTCGATGTCTTTGCCTCGGAGCCGCTCGCCGCCGACCACCGCCTGCGCAACCTGGCCAACGTGGTCCTCACCCCGCATCTCGGGGCCAGCACCGAGGAGGCGCAGGAAAAGTGTGGGCTCGAAGTCGCCGAGATTCTCACCGCTTTCCTGCTCACCGGCGAGGTGCGCAACGCGGTGAATCTCCCCGGGGTGGATGCGCAGACCTTCGAGCTGGTCCGCCCCTATCTGCCGCTGGGCGAGAAGCTCGGGTCCCTGCTCGGACAGCTCGCCTCCGGCCCCGTGGACCGCCTCCACATCACCTACGGGGGCCGGGCCCAGGAATTGCCCCAGACGGATCCCGTGACGCGGGCCATCCTGCGCGGATTTCTCAGCCAGAGCGCGGTTCAGGACATCAACAACATCAATGTCCGCAGCGCCGCGGCGTCCCTCGGGATCGCCGTCGAGGAGAAGAAGTCGGACGAGCCCGTGACGTTCAACGAATGGCTGCACGTGCAGGCCTTCAACGAGGGCCGGAAGGTCATTTCGGCGGGTGGGACCTTTTTCGGCTCGCCCAACAATCCGCGCATCGTCCGCCTCTACAGTCTGCCGGTGGAGATCCCCATCGCCGGAACCCTCCTGTTGATCCGCAACGAAGACCGGCCGGGCATCGTCGGCCACCTTGGGAGTGTGCTGGGCGCGCACGGGGTCAACATCGCCAACATGAGCCTGGCCCGGGACGCCGCTGGCGGCCAGGCCCTTACCGTGCTGCACCTCGACAGCCCTCCGCCCCAAGCGGCCCTCGACGAGCTGGCCCGCGACCCGGCCATCACCAGCGCCCGCGTCGTCGTCCTCTGAGCTCCGGTCACGGGCGCCCAAGTTGGGACAGGTAGGCCACGAGGTCGCGAATCTCGTTGCGGGACAGACCGTCCAGCAATCCCTCGGGCATCAGCGAACCCAGCTGACGTCGCGACTGGATCTGGTCCGGGTGCAGCCGGATCATCCCGCCCGACAGGTGATCCAGGATCGCCACCTCCCCCGGGGTTTCTCCGCGCAGGTATCCCTGGTACGTCTCCCCGCGTCGTGTGGTGATCTCGTGGGCGACAAACCCCTCCTTCACCTCCTTCTGAGGCTCCAGCAGGGCGCTGAGGACGAACTCCACCGACTGCGATGTGCCAAGGGCACCCAGGTTGGGTCCGATCAACCCCGGGGTCCCGTCCACGCTATGACAGGCCGTGCAGCCCAGCGCCGGCCACCGAAAAATTTCGGCCCCACGAACGCGGTCACCGGAAGTCCGCACCTCGGCCGCCAGGGTGGTCCGGTCGGTTTCGGTCCATGCCGACAGGGGAACACCTGGTCCGGTGGCGCGCTCGAACACCGCCGCCAGTTCCGGATCCCGCCGCCCGCTGGACGCCATCAGCTCCAGGGCCGCCACGGCGGCGTTCCGTGAGGGCGCGGTAGCGTTCAGGGCGCGGGTCAATGACGCCACGGCGTCCCGTTGTTGCAGAAACGCCAGGAGAACGGTGCGCACGGCGTCGGGAGTGACCGGACCCGACCACGCCGACGCCGCGAACCCGGCGGCCGCATCGGCGTCGCGTCGAACCAGGGCGGCGACCGCCCGGGCGCGGACCTCGGGCTCTGGATCGGAGGCGGCGAGGCGGGTCAGCAACCGGAGCGATGCCGGATCTCCCAGCTCCGCGAGACCGTCTGCGGCCGCCTGACGCTCCTCCGGCAACGCCTCCGCGAGGGCCGCACGTTCCAGCGCATCGCGGTGCGAATCCACCTGCCAGAGGCCCGCTAGCCTCAGGGCGCCGCACCGGACACCCACGGCTTGAGACCGCAAAAGCGGCTCCAGCAGTGCGCCGAGATCGCCCGGCGGACGGACTTCGCGGTTTTTTGAAACGACGGCCAGCCGCTCCAGCCAGACGGCATGGAGTTCCGGGTCAGGCACGGCGCCACGGTTGAAGGTGCGCGGTGACAGCAGGACCACGAGTTCGTTCGGCCCGCCGGCGTCGGCGACCGTCTGGAGCAGCTCCTCCCGGGTGGAATCCTCCAGGGCGACCTCGGCAATCCGTCGCAGGCGTCCGGCCGCGTTTGCCACGGTGTCCGCACTGCGGTCGGCGCGCGCGAGCGCGGTGAGTCGCGCGGGAACACCACCGAGGGTGAGTTCGCCCCGCTCCAGGGCCGGACGCCACCAGGGCTTCAACGCCTGCACACACTGGGTGAAGGCGTATTCGATGGCCGGCTCCATGGCGGCATCCGCGGCCAGCGCCGCCACCTCGATGGCCCGCGCATCGGGAACCTGGGCGCAGGCGACCACGGCTTCGAGCCGCACCCGGGGATGGGCGTCGGCAACCAGGCGCGTGAGCCGCTCGAGATAGGGTTTCAGGTCAGCCCCGGAGTCCTCTGCGGCGCGATGGGCCGCGGAGAGTCCGGCGACGCGCGCCGCGAAGGCCCGTGCCTCAAACCGTGTCGCACCGGCGAGACGGTCCAATAGCGGCGGCGGCACCGGCCCAAACCCTGCCATCACCCCGATCCATTCGAACAACTGGTGTTCATCGGGCGGGGGGGTCGCGTCCTCGTCCAACCTGTGTCCCAGTGCTTCAAGCACCGCCGACTGCGGACGCCCGGCAAGCACCCGCGCCGCCATCTGCCGGGTCCACCGGTCGGGCGAGCCGAGTAGGTCCAGCAGTTCGGACACCGTCCCGGCCGACAAATCGCGGCGGGCGGGCGGGGTCCCCGCCGGGCGCTTCGGCTGAACCCGCCAGATCCGCCCGTGCGTCTTGTCACGGTCCGGATCCCGGAAGCTCGCCTGGTAGTGTCCGATGACCGGATTGGCCCAGTCGCACAGGTAGAGCGCGCCGTCGGGACCAAACCGCACATCCACCACGCGGAACGAGGTGTCCGTCGTCTCCACCAATGGCGGAAGCCGTTCCACCCGGAACGTCGCGCCATCCTCCGTGACCCGGAACCGCTCCACGCTGTTGTGCAGATAGCCTCCGGTGACCACCTCACCCTGAAAGGTCCCGGGCCAGACCGCATTTTCAACGAAGTCACCCCCGCCGAACTTGCGCCCCTGGTTCCAAAGCGACTTCTGTTCCAGAAAGTGCCGGGTGGGGATCATGGCCTGCGTAAGGTGATAGACCCCGTGGCCGTTGCCGGCGAACACCAGGGGCTGGCCCCAGCGGTCGAACACGTTGCCGAAGGGATTATGCGCCCCCATGGCGCCGTCCCAGAAGGCCTCGAGACGGAGGGTCCGCGGCCAGAGACGCCAGACACCGGCCTGGCGCAATTCAGCAATGCCCCAGGGGGTTTCAACCCGGGAGTTGGCGTGGAGCCCCTGGCTCATCAGCAACTCGCTGCAGGGACCCCAGGTGAAGGAATTCAGCGTCTGGTGGGAGTCTCCCGTGCCGAACCCGCTCAGGAGCACGCGCCGTTCGTCGGCCCTCCCGTCACCGTTGGTGTCGCGCAGGTGCAACAGTTCCGTGGCGGCGCCGACATAGACGCCGCCGTCTCCGAGTTCAATGCCTGTCGGGATTTGAAGCCCATCGGCGAACACGGTCGAGCGGTCGGCGCGCCCGTCGCCATCCCGGTCCTCCAGCACCACAATCCGGTCGTCGGCAGGGACACCGGGAACGGGCTGCGGATAGGTCACGCTGCAGGCCACCCACAACCGGCCCGCGGGATCGAAGCGCAACTGAATCGGATTGATCACTCCCTCCAGCTCGGAGGCAAACAACTGGATCTCGAAGCCGTCGAGCATGCGGAACGCGGCACGCTGAACATCCGGGGGGGGAACCCCGGGAGCCGCCGCCAGTAGTCCGGCGACCAGTGTTGCGCCAGCCACCTTCGTCAACCGGCGTTTCCAGACCTGCATTCGGAAATCCATGGAAAACGTTCGTTGCCTGGGAACTCTCAGCGTCCGACGGCATCCGCGCGCCTCCAGATCTCCTGGTCCGCCGCGGCAATCAGGGGGACGAATTGCTCCATCTCCTTGGGGAACCAGCGTACGGACCGGTCCCGGTGATCGCGGCTGCTCGGTTGGTCGGTGCGGTCGCCGGCGAGGAAGGCCCAGTTCATCGGACGTGAGTAGTCGAACCACAACCGGTTTCGGGCCACCACGGCGCGGCGGAGCGCCTCCCAATCGTTCTGCGCAAACCGGCCTCCAGAAAGCTCGACTCCTTTGCCGGCGTCGGTTCCCGACACTTCCGAGGCAACCGCCATGGACCACGCGGTCTCGTCCAGACCGGGGCCGGGGGGCACCACGGGGATCCCCAGGCGCCGGCCCAAGTCCTGGATTGCGGCGATGTAGGCGTCCAGGGCGGGCGATCGCCGGACGTCCCCGGCCTGGCGCGTCCCGTCGGGAGGCGATGGAGGGATGATGAGGATCCGGCGCGGTACCACGGCGCCAATGTCGTCCAGCAGACTCTCATAGGCGGCCACGAATGCGGCAATACCGGCCGGACCCGCCAGCGACTCCATCTCCCCGAACTGCAGCAGGGCGACCGCGGCACCGGAGGCGCGCAGTTGATCCGGGAGGCCCGGATAATTGAGCTCGCGGGGCCGTTCGAACACCGTGTCGCCCTCCCAGGCCAGGCTGCGCCAGCGCAACCTCCATTCCGGCCGCGCCCCCGCGACCAGCGCTTCAATGACGCCCGACCGCTGCGCTGCCACCACGCGGGCGCCGCCCAACCAGGCCACGGTGTCCCCGGCTCGAAACGGCGCGGTCGTATCGGCGCCGGAGGCCGCAGGCAGGGCGATCAGCGCCACGGCCACCAGCTTCCAAACTGCATTGCGGAACTCCATGGGAAGGATGCCGGAACCCTGCCACGCGGCCACCGCGGTCGCGAGCGCGAAACTCCGATGCGACGCCGGACGACGCGATCCCCGCAGTTCGCGTCATTCACTCCATGCGCACCTGAGAGTAACCCTCCGCCTGAAGGAATCCGGGCAGGGTGACGGACAGAACGTTGGCGCGCGGCAACAACGCGGCATCCACGATGCGGCGCCAGACCGGTGGATCCAGCGAATCAGAACGCCAGATGGAGTACTGCCGGTCTGGCACCAGGTTCACATCGAATCGCAGACGGCCATCCGGCATTTCCCGCACTTCGGAGGTTTGGACCCAGGGGTCTTCGGGAACCCCGAGATCCAGCACGCGCCCCCAATCGGCGAAGGGGCGTCCGGCAAAATCCTGGAGGTGATTGAACCGGGCCCGGGCCGATTCGATGACATCCCGCAGCTCCGGACTCGCAGACTCGAGGAATCGGTCGGCAAGCCGGTTGAGCAACTCCACCAGGTCCTCCCCGAGGAGCACGTCCTCCCCGATCCCTCCGAGATAGCGGGCGAACCCGCCCTCAAACTGCTGCAACACCCGCACGGCATCCTCAATGAAACCCGGCTCTGCCAGGCGTTCGTTGAGAATTTGTACCAACTCCGGACTGTGCCGCTCGTAGGCCTTCACCCAGAACTGGCCGGCCTCGGTTGTGCGCATCCACGCGCGCAGGGTGTAGTAGACCGACAGGGAAGCGTCGGGAGGGGTGGATTCACTGGATGGCCGAGCCGCCGGCTGCCCGGAAGGGACATCGTGGGCAGAGGAAGATTCCCATTCGCCCTGAAAAATTGAGAGAATCCAAAATACAACACAAGAGGCCCAATATTCATACGCCGCGCCATCGCGAACCGGACCAACCTCCACGACCCTGCGAATCATCCCTTCCAGCCGATTGTTCGCCGGATTGGGATCCTGCCGGCTTCCTTGGCCCAAGGGAATGTCCACCGCCCCTCCATCGCCGGTGTAGCGGACAATGGTGATGCTGCCGTCTTCCACCCGGTAATCGAACTGGGCTAGCGCCGGGAACCATAGTGAGAGGGCGACCAGGGTGGAGAGCCAGAGACGCGTGGTTCGGCATCCGTGAGTCTTAGGGGTTGTGCGGTTCATGTCGGAGATGGGGAGTGCGGTTTGCTGAGCAACTCCATCTAGCATTCCCCATGCCCACAGAAGGACGACGCGGTCCGGAACTCAAACTCTTGGGGGGGTACGAGGAATTCCGATGCGCAAGGGCTAGAGGCAGTGGTTTTCGGCCAAACTCATGGCGGGGCAGACTTCGGGTAATCGCCTAGATCTCCCACGGGCCGGGCTTCCGGTTGAGCGCACGGTTCGGCGGAGCCTCACCCCACCGGATCACCGGATCACGTGCTGGCTCCCTGGCGGTGGCGATAGGCGACTTGCGGGCGAATTCGACTTGGAACCGGGGCCCGGACCTCCGGAAGCTGGGGCGTGCTCACGGACTTCCGAAGCGTCCACTTCATTGGCATTGGCGGCACGGCGATGGCGAGCGTGGCCGTGGCCATGCACGAGCGCGGCTACCGGGTCACGGGGTCCGACCAGGATGCCATCTACCCGCCGATGTCCACGTTCCTGGCCGCGCGCGGGATCGTGCCGCGGGCGGGCTACTCGGAGACGAACCTGGTGCCCGCACCGGACCTGGTCGTGGTGGGGAACGCCATTTCGAGGGGAAATCCGGAGGCGGAAGCCGTGCTCGAGCGGCGTCTGCGCTATTGTTCGCTCCCGGAACTGCTCCGCGAATGTTTCCTGCGCGGGCGGCGGTCCCTGGTGGTCACCGGCACGCACGGCAAGACCACGACGACTTCCCTGCTGGCCTGGGTGTTCGAGTCGGCCGGACTCCAGCCCTCGTACCTCATCGGCGGCATCCCGGCCAACCTCGGCCAGGGAGCCCGCTTCACCGACTCGGACTGGTGCATTCTCGAGGGCGACGAGTACGACACCGCCTTTTTCGACAAACGGAGCAAGTTCGTCCACTACCTGCCGGAGGTGGCCATCGTGAACAACCTGGAAATGGATCACGCCGACATCTTCGGATCGCTTTCCGAGATCCAGCGCTCATTCCAACGATTCCTGAACCTCGTTCCCCGCAACGGACTGGTGCTGGCCAACGGCGATGATCGCAATGTCGCGCCGCTCCTGGGCATCACCCACTGTCCCGTCATGCGGTTCGGGTTGGGCCCGGCCAATGCGCTTCAGGCCACCGGGGTGGCGCTGGGGCCGGAGGCGTCCGGGTTCGAGCTGGACGGCGTCCGCTACACCGTGCCGCTGGTGGGCGAATTCAATGTCCGCAACGCCCTCGCCGTGGCCGCCTGTGCGCGTCATTGCGGGCTGACTGCGGACCAGATCCAGCGGGCGTTTTCGGGATTTCTTGGTGTGGAGCGACGGATGACGGTGCGCGGCGAGGAGCGGGGGGTCGCGGTGGTGGATGATTTCGGGCATCACCCGACGGCGATTCGCGAGACCCTGCGGGCGCTCCGGGTGCGATTTCCTTCGCGCCGTTTGTGGGCGGTGTTCGAGCCCCGCTCCAACACCACCCGGCGCAACCTGTTTCAGGCCGAGCTGGCGGAGGCCCTGGAGCGCGCCGATGCCGTGGTGGTGTCGCAGGTGGCCCGTCTGGAGCAACTTGCGCCGGAGGATCGGCTGAACCCGGATCAGCTCATGGAGGATCTCCGCCGCGCGGGTCGCCCGGCATCCTATCTGCCCTCCGTCGAGAGCATCCTCGACCACCTCGTCAGAGCCGTGGAACCGGGCGACGTCGTTTGCGTCTTCAGCAACGGGGGATTTGGGAACATTCACCAG
Protein-coding regions in this window:
- the mpl gene encoding UDP-N-acetylmuramate:L-alanyl-gamma-D-glutamyl-meso-diaminopimelate ligase: MLTDFRSVHFIGIGGTAMASVAVAMHERGYRVTGSDQDAIYPPMSTFLAARGIVPRAGYSETNLVPAPDLVVVGNAISRGNPEAEAVLERRLRYCSLPELLRECFLRGRRSLVVTGTHGKTTTTSLLAWVFESAGLQPSYLIGGIPANLGQGARFTDSDWCILEGDEYDTAFFDKRSKFVHYLPEVAIVNNLEMDHADIFGSLSEIQRSFQRFLNLVPRNGLVLANGDDRNVAPLLGITHCPVMRFGLGPANALQATGVALGPEASGFELDGVRYTVPLVGEFNVRNALAVAACARHCGLTADQIQRAFSGFLGVERRMTVRGEERGVAVVDDFGHHPTAIRETLRALRVRFPSRRLWAVFEPRSNTTRRNLFQAELAEALERADAVVVSQVARLEQLAPEDRLNPDQLMEDLRRAGRPASYLPSVESILDHLVRAVEPGDVVCVFSNGGFGNIHQRLLGRLAGGGEIP